One part of the Chromatiales bacterium genome encodes these proteins:
- the yidD gene encoding membrane protein insertion efficiency factor YidD: MVKTVKIIGTLVKALLLLCIKAYRYLWSPLFPSHCRFYPSCSAYASEAINKHGALIGLWLTIKRLLRCHPFSAGGLDPVPPSDKQN, from the coding sequence ATGGTTAAGACAGTGAAAATAATCGGTACGCTAGTTAAGGCACTGCTCTTGTTATGCATCAAAGCCTATCGATATTTATGGTCACCACTTTTCCCATCGCACTGTCGTTTCTACCCGAGCTGCTCTGCTTACGCTAGCGAAGCAATAAATAAGCACGGTGCACTGATAGGGCTATGGTTGACTATCAAACGACTACTGCGCTGCCATCCGTTTAGCGCAGGTGGATTAGATCCAGTTCCTCCCTCCGACAAGCAAAACTAG
- a CDS encoding 16S rRNA (uracil(1498)-N(3))-methyltransferase has product MRVPRVYYAVDIEPQQIFKVDGSLHHYLSRVLRLKAGNELRVFNGKGAEFLCTIIENKRHTSTLLCCSEVETLAEPSMAIKLYLAVCKNEAMDFSLQKATELGIQELQPLITEYSLTANIATRRRLHWQGVATSACEQCGRTIIPIIKEPIAWTEIAKINKDDKAIICTVDAEVPIHVYIDEFLAQPLSQRLNQRAVFHLMIGPEGGFSNADIAQATALGFKPAHLGNYVLRTETAVAAALGAARFSR; this is encoded by the coding sequence ATGCGGGTGCCAAGGGTTTATTATGCGGTTGATATCGAACCGCAACAGATATTCAAAGTTGACGGTAGCCTGCACCATTATCTAAGCCGAGTACTGCGCCTGAAAGCCGGCAACGAGCTTCGTGTCTTTAATGGTAAGGGAGCAGAATTCTTATGCACAATCATTGAAAATAAGCGCCACACCAGTACTTTGTTATGCTGTAGCGAAGTGGAAACTTTAGCTGAACCTAGCATGGCAATTAAACTTTATTTAGCGGTTTGTAAAAATGAAGCGATGGATTTTTCGTTGCAGAAAGCAACCGAATTAGGGATACAAGAATTGCAGCCTTTAATCACCGAGTATAGCTTGACTGCTAACATAGCCACTCGGCGACGATTACACTGGCAAGGTGTTGCGACTAGTGCTTGCGAGCAATGCGGCAGGACGATTATTCCAATCATAAAGGAACCTATCGCATGGACAGAAATAGCAAAGATTAATAAAGATGATAAGGCGATTATATGTACCGTGGATGCTGAGGTGCCGATTCATGTATACATTGACGAGTTTTTAGCGCAGCCATTGAGTCAAAGATTGAATCAAAGAGCTGTATTTCATTTAATGATCGGGCCGGAAGGCGGCTTCAGTAATGCTGATATTGCGCAGGCAACCGCATTAGGCTTTAAGCCTGCACATCTGGGGAATTATGTTTTGCGCACCGAAACTGCAGTCGCTGCAGCACTGGGTGCGGCTCGCTTTTCTAGATAG